The window TGGTGGGGAAAGGGAGCGAAATTCCCGAAGAAGCGGTGCTGGAAGCGGGGGCGTGGGTTGGCACCGATGTGATTGCCGAAGATTTCCCCGCGGACTTGCGGGTGCGCGCTGGGGAGCACCTGGAAACCCGACGACGAGCGTATCAGGTATGAACATGCGGACACGCGCTTCAGGTTTGCTTTTGCACCCTACCAGCCTGCCGGGGCCTTATGGCATTGGCGATTTAGGGCCCGCAGCACGCGAGTTCGCGGCTGCTTTGGGGCAGGCGGGCTGCACGTTTTGGCAGGTGTTGCCCCTGGGGCCGACCGGCTACGGCGATTCGCCTTATCAGACCTTTTCGGCTTTTGCCGGCAATCCTTACCTTGTTAGCCCCGACGACTTGCTGGCCGAAGGTTTGCTGGTGCCGGAAGATTTGGCAGCGCGTCCCGCGTTCCCGGCGGGGCAGGTGGCCTATGGCACGGTCATTCCGTGGAAGCGCGCTTTGCTGCGCCGGGCGTTTGCACGCTTTCGGGAAGGCCGTTCCCCCCACCTGGAAGGCGCATGGGTGGCTTTCCGGCAGGCACATGCCGCCTGGCTGGAGGATTTTGCCCTTTTTATGGCACTCAAGGAAGCCCAGGACGGCGCGCCCTGGACGGCGTGGCCGGAGCCGTTGCGCACCCGCCAGCCCGATGCATTGGCGCAGGCGGCACGGGAGCATGCAGAGGCTGTGGAGCGGGTGGCTTTTGAGCAATTTTTGTTCTTCCGGCAGTGGCAGGCGCTGCGAGAGGCGGCAACGGCGCACGGCATTCGGTTCATCGGCGATGCGCCCATTTTCGTAGCCCACGACAGCGCCGATGTGTGGGCGCACCCCGAATTGTTTTGCCTTGACAAGGCTGGGCAGCCCACCGTGGTGGCCGGGGTGCCGCCCGATTATTTCTCGGCCACGGGCCAGCGTTGGGGTAATCCCCTTTACTGTTGGGAAACCCACCGGCAGCAGGGTTATGCCTGGTGGTTGGCGCGCTTGCGGACGCTGCTGGATTTGGTGGACGTGGTGCGCCTGGACCATTTCCGCGGTTTTGCGGCTTATTGGGAGGTGCCTGCCGAGGCGCCCACCGCGGAAACCGGCCGCTGGGTGCCGGGGCCCGGCGCGGCGTTTTTTGCTGCGGTGCGCGACACGCTCGGCGACCCGCCGCTGATTGCTGAAGACCTGGGAGTGATTACGCCCGATGTGGTGGCCCTGCGGGAGCAGTTTGGCTTCCCAGGGATGAAGGTGTTGGTGTTTGCCTTCGACAGTGGCCCCGACAATCCCTTTTTGCCGCACAATTACACCAGCCCTAACTTCGTGGTTTACACCGGCACCCACGACAACGACACCGCGATGGGGTGGTGGCAGCGGGCTTCCGAGGAAGAAAAGGACTTCTTGCGGCGCTACCTTGCCACCGATGGCCGTGATGTGGCCTGGGATTTGATTCGGATAGCGTGGCGCTCGGTGGCAAAGTGGGCGATTGCCCCGGTGCAGGATGTCCTCAGCCTGGACAACCGCGCCCGCATGAATTACCCTGGCCGCCTGGGCGGCAACTGGGCCTGGCGCATGGAAGGCCCCTTGCCCGAAGATGCCCTTGCCCGGCTGGCTGAGTTCAACGCGATCTATGGCCGGAAGGAAGGGTAAGCGCGAGGTTGGGTGGGCCGGGATGGGCCGCACCTGGCATCGAAGAGGGACGCAATTGGAGTTTCGGGAAAACCCAAAGCGCAGGCCAACTGGCCTGCGCTTTAGGTATTGAGGAGGTGAAGGAGATGAGGTGAGTTAGAACATCAACTCGTTGACCGTTTGAATGGTTTCCGGCGCGGGGCGCAGCCGTTCTGCAGGCATGCGGTTGAAGGGCACATCCTCGGGCAATTCGTAGAGGTCGGGCAGCGAAGGCCGCTCGGTGTCTACATAGAGGAGGCCGGTGAGCAAGATGTGCTTTTGTTTGGATTCTTCCAATGCCCGAATGGCGGCAAAGCGGTCGGTGGGGTCGTAGTCGCGGTCGACCTGTTTGAGCACCAATACCGAGCCGTCGTGCATGGTGACTTCCCGCACTTCGCCGGGCTGCATTTCGCCCTGCAATTGGATTTCTTTGGCGTCGGGGAGGAATTGCATTTCATGCAGCAAGACTTCGTGCTGCTTGCCCCATTCGTAAGAGTGGGTGGCCGTGGGTTGGTTGTTGAACGAGACGCAGGGGCTGATGATGTCCAGAATGGCGATGCCTTTGTGGTGCATGGCGGCTTTGATGAGCGTCTTCACCTGCTTGGGGTCGCCGGCAAAGGTGCGGGCCACGAAGGTGGCGTTAGAGGCCAGGGCTTCCATGCAGATGTCAACCGGCTCGAAGGGGTTGACGCCCTGCTTTTTGAGTTTCAGGCCGCGGTCAGAGGTGGGGGAGAATTGCCCTTTGGTGAGGCCATACACGCCGTTGTTGGCGACGATGTAAACCAGGGGCATGTTGCGGCGGATGATGTGTTTGAATTGCCCCATGCCGATGGCCGCGGAGTCGCCGTCGCCGCTCATGCCGATGCCGATGAGCGAGAGGTCGCCGAAGAGGGCGCCGGTGGCGAGGGAGGGCATGCGGCCGTGCAGGCCGTTGAAGCCGAAAGAGCGGCCCAGCATGTAGGTGGGGGCTTTGGAAGAGCAGCCAATACCGCTGAACTTGACGACCGCTTCCGGCGGCAGGTTTTCTTCGAAGACTGCGGAGATGATCTGGCTGATGATGGAGTTGTGGCCGCAGCCCTGGCACAGGGTGGTGGGGGCGCCTTTGTAATCGGCAATGCTCAATCCGAGGGCGTTTGTCTTCGCCATGATATTACTCCTCTTCCATTTCCAGGATGGTATTCATAATCCAGCGGGCGGTCAGGGGCAGGCCGTCGCCTTTGGCCACGGAATACAGTTTGTCGGCCATGTCGGGCACGTCCAGTTGCAGCAGTTGGCGCATCTGGCCGTCGCGGTTCATTTCCACCACGTAGATTTTATCGTGGCTGGCGATGAAGTCTTTGACCGCTTGCGAGAAGGGGTAAGCCCGCAGGCGCAGATAGTCGGTGGCAATGCCCTTTTCTTCCTTGAGGTAGTGGCGGGC is drawn from Chloroflexota bacterium and contains these coding sequences:
- the malQ gene encoding 4-alpha-glucanotransferase, yielding MNMRTRASGLLLHPTSLPGPYGIGDLGPAAREFAAALGQAGCTFWQVLPLGPTGYGDSPYQTFSAFAGNPYLVSPDDLLAEGLLVPEDLAARPAFPAGQVAYGTVIPWKRALLRRAFARFREGRSPHLEGAWVAFRQAHAAWLEDFALFMALKEAQDGAPWTAWPEPLRTRQPDALAQAAREHAEAVERVAFEQFLFFRQWQALREAATAHGIRFIGDAPIFVAHDSADVWAHPELFCLDKAGQPTVVAGVPPDYFSATGQRWGNPLYCWETHRQQGYAWWLARLRTLLDLVDVVRLDHFRGFAAYWEVPAEAPTAETGRWVPGPGAAFFAAVRDTLGDPPLIAEDLGVITPDVVALREQFGFPGMKVLVFAFDSGPDNPFLPHNYTSPNFVVYTGTHDNDTAMGWWQRASEEEKDFLRRYLATDGRDVAWDLIRIAWRSVAKWAIAPVQDVLSLDNRARMNYPGRLGGNWAWRMEGPLPEDALARLAEFNAIYGRKEG
- a CDS encoding 2-oxoacid:ferredoxin oxidoreductase subunit beta; amino-acid sequence: MAKTNALGLSIADYKGAPTTLCQGCGHNSIISQIISAVFEENLPPEAVVKFSGIGCSSKAPTYMLGRSFGFNGLHGRMPSLATGALFGDLSLIGIGMSGDGDSAAIGMGQFKHIIRRNMPLVYIVANNGVYGLTKGQFSPTSDRGLKLKKQGVNPFEPVDICMEALASNATFVARTFAGDPKQVKTLIKAAMHHKGIAILDIISPCVSFNNQPTATHSYEWGKQHEVLLHEMQFLPDAKEIQLQGEMQPGEVREVTMHDGSVLVLKQVDRDYDPTDRFAAIRALEESKQKHILLTGLLYVDTERPSLPDLYELPEDVPFNRMPAERLRPAPETIQTVNELMF